Proteins encoded together in one Lathyrus oleraceus cultivar Zhongwan6 chromosome 5, CAAS_Psat_ZW6_1.0, whole genome shotgun sequence window:
- the LOC127080312 gene encoding uncharacterized protein LOC127080312, with amino-acid sequence MNERTLIPTFVFWAFLTIITPTLILLSEKSKADLHLKGNVTETMKIRRMNGHTQNNIITPTPPLAPPPDKLVVEEEELAPAPAASYHNHNHSALIRSSGNITDEDASKVQVLDFSGTNKTKLKV; translated from the exons ATGAATGAAAGAACACTAATTCCAACGTTTGTGTTCTGGGCTTTCCTTACAATAATCACACCAACACTTATTCTCTTGTCTGAGAAATCAAAAGCAGACCTTCATTTAAAAG GAAATGTAACTGAGACAATGAAGATAAGAAGAATGAACGGACACACACAGAATAACATCATAACACCAACACCACCGCTGGCGCCGCCACCAGACAAGTTGGTGGTTGAAGAGGAGGAACTTGCCCCAGCACCAGCTGCATCAtatcataatcataatcataGTGCTCTTATAAGGAGCAGTGGCAATATCACTGATGAAGATGCTTCCAAAGTACAAGTACTTGATTTTAGTGGAACAAACAAGACTAAACTCAAAGTGTAA